The following DNA comes from Xiphophorus hellerii strain 12219 chromosome 5, Xiphophorus_hellerii-4.1, whole genome shotgun sequence.
GGGCTATCAAACACATGCATAAGCTTTGATTTAGCTCTGGCTCTATGTTCAGGGTCAATGCCCTGCTAGAAGTTGAACCTCCAGCCCAGGCTGAAGTtgtttgcaggttttttttgcCAGGCTTGCCATGTTTTCATctctatccatccatcttcccatcaccTCTGACCAGTTTTCTCTCTCCCTATTGAAGAAGGAGATCCCAACAGTTTGTTGCTGCTACCACCAGGTGTCACCATGGGGAGATCTCTGGAGCTCCTCCAGCTATCATTGAGTTTCTTTGGccgcttctctgattaatgcgaTTTATGATTATTGGTATATATGGGTCTGAATCAcagtttttatacttttatttgtgaaacatgTAGAAACCACATGTCATTTTCCTTGTACTTCACAATTGcacacttctttgtgttggtctatcatataaaatcccaataaaatccacTGAAGTCTGAGGTTGTAATAGCAATAATGTGCACATTTTATCCATGGTACAGAGTGAAAGGGTCatcttaaactttaattttagtgtctttgatttattttttgtttgctaaatgcaaCAGAGGAAAAGATTCAGAAAAACCATGCTGTAAAACCTTGGTGTTCTTAGGTCGTAAGACCTTGGTGTTCTTAGGTCGCCACCTTGTGGATAGAATTTCAATAGTTGATGCATAAACAAGAACAGATTTACCAACCTGATGTTAATTAATAGATCAATAGTTAATCTGTTAATAATGTCAGTTAGTTTCTGAATGCATTCAGAAACTAACTGACATTAGTTAGTTTTGCTCTTTCTTCTGAGCAGAATAAAAAATTGTTgccaaaaattgtttttgcctATTTAGTAACTGAAAtttagattaataaaatatttattttctaaagcagTTTGCTGCTCACCAAAAATTAAACTGCTACTCCATGAAACTTAAACATGTCATGGTTCGctaggtatttttgttttggttaaattagaaaattaattactttaaattGACCCATATTAACAATGGATTTTTGgggttatttttttactgtgtatGTGAGCAGGTAATTTGATAATTTGGGGATTTTTACCATTTGGCACTTCAGTTGTTCAGTATACATTTTTCGTGGTAGGAGAATGTTTTCCATTGAACATAGGTATGTCTCTTCCTGCCTTGGGGACGTTTTCTactgttttctattgttttataCATAAAGTTAAACTGATTAGTGTAGAGCTTCTCTGATCAATCAGCCGGAATCAATCAACCAGTTTTTCCCTTCTTGTCTGGACAAACACTGAAAGCTCCCATTTTTTCTTTAGCTACTCCGTAAATttatcaaaactaaaaactttcataattttatgccaaaaaatgcattaacCAATCTCATGTTTACTCTGCTAATATGTCAGATGTGCACTTTTTTGGATAATTGTTAGTGACATAAAatttaatgcataaaaaacCCCCAGTAATTCTTTCCTATTCAGTTTGACTTAAGATTCTTGCCATTGTCAAAGAACTTAGCACATTTATTCTCTTTTGTAATAtattaataacattaaaataacaataaaaatgaactgtACAAAAATTTACTGGGAATTGGCTAATAAAAGCGTGGCTAGTGAATCTCCAGATTTGTAATTAGTTTGTAAGCAATTCATCCGGTTCTGGTTGTGCTTGTTGCTTCAAATCCTTCTTTCAGTAAAATCTGCACTTTAACACCTTTCGTTATTTCTTCAATTTTAACTTCATtagaaaatttcaaatatacgattttatatgttattttaaaaataaccgATTGTAGTTCTGCGTTAGatgctgaaattaaataaagttgtatggtggaaaaaaaaacagcagctatATTTGACGTATGAACTACGCAGCAGAGGGAGGGCGAAGGGAGGACTTCCTGTGTCGCTTGCGGAGGGATTTATACATTCTGGCGTGATTCGTCTCGTTGAGATTTTGACTCAGCTGCGGAGTGATCCAAACAGTGAGAAGTCAATGAGAATCTGCAGCGAGAGGTGGAAACATGGCGACTTCACAGCATGAGGGGCACGCAAACCAGCTCGATCTGCTCATCAGAGCCGGTAAGGTGTTTCCACGTATTGAAAACTCCGACTTTAGAACCGTGGTTGACGGGCggcttttgtttttgagacTCGAAGCGCGGCGCTTCGGCCCGCCCGCCGCGGTGTAGCGATCAGGAAGTGATCACCTTGGTCGCAACCTGCATGGCGTTGCTCAGCGGCTATCAAAACCcgctttaaaaaatataacgAAGCTTGCAGCTGGACGTGTCAGTGTGCGCCCTCGGATAGCTGCGTGCATGAAGcgtgttttgcatgttttggttggttttggtCGGAGCTCGATGAACGTGAATAACGGTTCGGCGCTGCACAACCAGGAAGTGTGCAGTTGTTGTCTTTGCCACGCTGTCTGAGGCGGAAGGACATGTGGGTTTATTTTTACTCGGCAACTACTAGATATAAATATGTTATGTAATTTATTACGCTGGTTTTCTCCGTGAAGCTCATacgtttgtttatttttaaagtaaatccTAACAATCCTAAATAGAGCAACACTCCTTAAAAAGTAGGCCCTgtacttttaaattttatttagcaaatttcaatcatttttgcTCAGACTTCAGTCGACTTTCCTTCAGTATTTCCCCAGATTTTTAAGTCTATATATTATGACCCTACAATCCGTTTAtcgtgttttttttccccagcctCCTTGTTGGACGCGTGGGACGGCCTGGCTGTGCTCGCTTTCTTCCCCTACAAACGTCCAATCAGGTTTCAGCAGGGGCGGGATCTTAGCTGTAGCCCGGCCCAATGGGAGGCCGCGGCGGGCGTTGAGTGACAGGGGAATTTGTGAGCTTCCTCGAAGAGAACTGGAGGGAAATAAAGAGGAGTGTAAACACGGAAGTCGTCAGAGGCAGAACTACTTTTTGTCGGACTTCCAGGGAGATGATTATTACTGGGAGCCACTCCGGCTTTGCGCTCATATCTtgcattaaaacatatttttacgtAATACCGTTTTAATAACATTAGAGGATtcaatggggggggggggggggggaagaaaaagtAGAAGAAACTTTCGGGGTAGTATTTTAGCTAGACAGCGAATTCTTCCAGCCCATTGTCTTTGCTAGAGAGAGGGTCTGAACGAGTGCAGCTGTCTAAAGATAGCCTGTTTCTGTCCCCTGCACTGCTAGATAGCCAAACATGGACAGGGCGTAATGCTTATCTCAGGTTTCCCACCGGTGATTGACAACAACAGCAGGTGCCCCCAGGGTCCCTCTCATGGTCCTAGTGGAGGCCAAGCTTCCTTTAACAAAGCCTCAGTTTTACATTCTTGGAGAAATCAAACTGCTTTGAACAGAATTAtgatcaaactttgtttttcctttgctaataaatatttctgcatgCTTACACTGGAGTGCAGCATTATGCGAACTGGAAACGGGTGACAGTTTTATTCGCGAGTATTGGGCTGaacttgcaaaaacaaaacaaaagtttttaaagatttgattAGTGGACTGCAAAAGTTCTAACCTTTGAACTTTCCACTTTTTGTCGCATTGCTACCACTAATTTCAACTGgttttataaagatttttttcatgctAGACCATCACAAAGTTTGCCATAGTGGTGAACTGTATTGAATAGGATTACAATATGTttctaattaataaaaacaatgcaaaaacttTAGATATTGTGCTCCTTGAGAGCACTGCTCAGTCTATCATTTGGGTGAGACATGGGAGGTATTAATCAAAGCAGCATCCCAGAGATTATAGGTAACTCTGGGGTGCAGATTTTCCCATATCACAGGGGAAAATctgtaaacacaaaaaccttTATTCATCCTCTCCTGAATGCTGACCATTACAGAAGAGAGGCTAAAAGAAAGCGCTAAAACGTTGTTGCTGTATAGAGGAAGGTGCGCTGGTTGGATGAGAAACTGAACTCTTTTTCTAACATCTTGAATAatatgtgaagaaaaacaactgcaTCACTTTGAATACATCATCCTCACAGTTAAAGGTAGCGGCAGTATTATGCTGTCGGAATCCTCTTATGCTGGATATTTAGGTATTTTATTCATACCtattagaggctgcaaaaaatTTGAGGCTGGAAGAAAATCCCACGATGGGTCTAGTTAAACACCAGACCTGAACTCATTTGAGAGTCTGTGGAAACAATTGAAAACGAAGGTCTGCTGGGGGTGCTTCAAGATTTTTATTAACTAATTCTGTGTTTATGTTGCAGTGGAAGCTTCTGGCTACAGCAACGTCCACTGCTCTGACAAAACTATCGAGGCGGCAGAAGCGCTGCTGCACATGGACTCACCATCCAGCCTCAGAGAAGACCGCAGCCCAGGTAGCTGGAGTCTGGGAGgcgctgtttgttgtttttgctgtaacTAATACAGAAATAGCTCAGCGCTTTGTCGTATATGTGCTTAGAATACTAAATACACTGGACTGTTCAAGACATCTTAGTGAAATGCTTTAATGAATTTTCCTTTAAAACTTTTCGATTTCTTCTTTTAGAAGCTTTTACGCCACAAAGTGAAGCTGCACCAGACTTCCTCCATGCTGCCATGCGGCCCGATGTGATTGGAGAAACGGAGGTGGAGATTACCACTGAGGACTGCTgcgaggaggatgaggaggaggacgaagaggaggagatgGTCACCTCACTAGAAGAGCCAGAACCCGACAACGAGCCTGTCAGAAAGAAGCGAGGTGCACAAACCCGGCGTCTTTcctcctttttaaaaattttttttttttttcatgttagacttttttttttcatgttacttTCATGTACAAATACTATTAAATTTTGGTATTTGtgctaaaacctgaaaatatGGGTTATGAGCTCGCTCCAATCCTATTATGTAAGCGCACCATCTAGTGGTCAgttagagcagtggtccccaacctttttaccACCTCGACCCCCCCCACCActccctctcacacacacacacacctcccgACTGTCGCAGATAGTCGTCTCTTGCGATAATCGGAACTGATCCTCCGGTACTGTGAGGTGTGTTACGACTGATCTGATCCAGTCGGTAGAACTTTCGGACCGCTCCGATCTAATATCGGgcattttcaaaattgttttggcCCGACTATggcagcctgtggggttttccctgacagggagcgagaacgcagcctgttaaatgtgacaggtagccaatcagaaagcggggtgacgtaagaacggaggggaatcccaaacagctgactgAGAGCCCGGTCAAGTGCTTaatgcagcaaatagagcggctgctcaCACCGTCATTTATccaacgccttttctttttgttacttattttatcgcttaaaatgaatccacaaactatcactgttACTATATCGTCATCCGTGTTTGTTTATATTAAATTCACATATGGTATGTTGGGGATTttacaggatttttttctggaatcGGAACGTTCGTGACtggaatcggttcgtgtgtggagtgttgctcctgccgtgtggctggacacacgaaccgatcgaacctgttGTACATCACCTCGTGTGTgatcacagaggtttggaagtCGGCCGACAATTCTTAAATCATGCCACGTGAACCAGACTTAAGACGCACAAGCTCTACTTCTCTAGTCTCGACCACTGTCCTAactctctctgactctggtcgctatggtaacatTCACACATCCCTTtgaaataagatacagatgcgccacaaaacgaaccttttgttttcatgaaaatTTTAACTGTCGATAACGGCAAATCAATGGGACCCTGAGCTTATTTGTCTGCAACGAGACGGTCCCATCTGGGAGTGATGGAAAACAATGACACATGAGGTGTGTCATACAGGGTGCTTGGTCTCTACatggcgaagcagtttgaaggcttcattgcctcattatcgcttggaatgtgggaatcacctaccggtCTGGGATCAATCCATTCTCCTATCTcctctctgggccttttccccttctcaaataaactttccaaggacatctgatctgtttcttactcatttttctgcttgtgggctcaatgttggcgctcAAGGTGTAACTGAGAGAATCcgattaaaggattttcaaaataaaagatccggtaccggtccgtggccCAGGGGTTGGGGACGACTGAGCTAGAGCCATTAAGCCCAATCCCTGGACCATGATCTAAAAGGAATGACGTGGGGTCAACCGTCCTGTTTCTGTGGCAAAACCAAGAATAAAGTCCGATCGTTCTGGACTTAAGTTGGAACAGATGGCAGAAACTGGTCGACTCGATACAAGTGAAGCTGTTCTTAAAAACAGTGATTATCTGCATATTAGTTTGATACACAGGAAGCTAAACCTTTAATAATTGATCAGCTTATATGGAagattttgacaaaaacaataactgcTGTGTTTTAAACAACCTAATTTTCCCTCGATTGTTTTTCCTGATTTAAATTTGGgacccacttcctgtttgattaGTGTGAATTGAAATAATAGCAGTTAAAGGGATTTAGAACTTCACACACTTTTTGATGGTTGCACTGCTATCATTATACTTGAAGGTGACCTcttcaaaatgtttcctttgtAGCTGGACGGAAAACGAAGGCGTCCCAGTCGTCCATTTCTAACGGTGCACCAGATCTGAGCTTCAAGAAGAAACCAAGAGAGGGCAAAggtatttctttgtttaaataaCTCCTGCTTCAGCCAACACATTCCCCTTACAGATtccttctgctgctttttttgtCAGGCTTAAATGATTCAGATCAAGCTCATTGTAAGACCAGAGAAATATAAAGtagaataaacagaaatttgGGTCGGTAAACGTGAGTCGAGGCTTTGTGTTCCTTTTGGTCGGCCGTGTTTTGGGCCTCACTACTTTCCAATGAAACcaaatcaggttttttttctaaaaatttgttttaagatttGATGCATTTCAGTGCGAccaaaagagaaagagagagaatcTGGAATGAGAGAATCTATTTCACAACCCTGTTGACGAGCATATTTAGCCTAAATGTACTTAGTGAGCTAACATCACTTTGACTTTCAGCAGGTAGCACCACTTATCTATGGGAGTTCCTGTTGGACCTCCTCCAGGACAAGAACACCTGTCCCAGATACATCAAGTGGACCCAGAGGGAGAAAGGCATCTTTAAGCTGGTCGACTCCAAGGCCGTTTCCAAGCTTTGGGGTAAACACAAGAACAAGCCAGACATGAACTACGAGACTATGGGGCGGGCGCTCAGGTAACCAGTCTGACTGATTTAAGGTTTAAGCTCagtatttgtaatattttattttaaaataatattttaaatcttcatAATTCCTCTTATGTCAGATATTACTACCAACGAGGAATCCTCGCCAAGGTGGAGGGTCAGCGGCTGGTTTACCAGTTCAAAGAGATGCCTAAAAACATCGTCATTATCGATGAGGACAAGGCGGAAATGTCTTCTCCCGATGACCTCATGAGTTCAGAGTCGCAGTCGTCCTACGATCGCGTGCCTCCGCCTTCAGAAAGGTTACTGCAAAACGCAGAGCTGTCGTCTCCCAGGAGACCCAACATCCTGCGTGGCTCCAACAGACCAATCGTGGTCCAAAATCCTGCCGCCACAGTGAGCGGACCAGCGGTGATGGCGGCAGCGCCGAGGATAGTGACGGTTTCGGCAGCGCCCGACGTGAGCCAGATCCCGAACGCCACAGCGCCGAGGTCAGAGTCCTGCTAGGAGAACGTAGATTCCTCTATGATGACACAGCTAATGCAAATATTCttgacattttttccccccatgcTGAGTGTTTTTCTGACTCGTCAACAGGACGGTTCGAGTGGCGATGCAGGTTCCGGTTGTAATGACGTCTTTGGGCCAGAAGATCTCCACCGTCGCCATGCAGCAGCCAGCATTGACGACTGTGGCCCCGGGGCCCACCACCCTGCTCACTAACGCGTCTCCAATCGCTGCTTCTGCTGCTAATCCTAATTCACAACAGAAGGTGAGTAGATGTGGACGTTTCCTCACAGACAAGTTTCCTTAGAAAGCATACATGCAGcgctgaaaatattttatccatTGACTCTGTTCTGCCAGCTGTgggtttaatattttttataatatattgCAAAAcgtacaaataaaatcagattttagtttGATTAAAGAAATCTTAGACACGGAGGCCTTCTTGTATATTGGCACCACTCAGACACGAGTATGTGTCCGAGTGTAAATTTACAACCATAGACTACGAATACAAAAATGAATTGACTTATGATTAATTGTCgatttaatggtttattagaaaACTGCTGTTTATCATTTAATCTTTAGTTGATTAAGATCAATCAGCTTTATATGAACTCATTAATGCATAG
Coding sequences within:
- the elf2b gene encoding ETS-related transcription factor Elf-2b isoform X4 is translated as MATSQHEGHANQLDLLIRAVEASGYSNVHCSDKTIEAAEALLHMDSPSSLREDRSPEAFTPQSEAAPDFLHAAMRPDVIGETEVEITTEDCCEEDEEEDEEEEMVTSLEEPEPDNEPVRKKRAGRKTKASQSSISNGAPDLSFKKKPREGKAGSTTYLWEFLLDLLQDKNTCPRYIKWTQREKGIFKLVDSKAVSKLWGKHKNKPDMNYETMGRALRYYYQRGILAKVEGQRLVYQFKEMPKNIVIIDEDKAEMSSPDDLMSSESQSSYDRVPPPSERLLQNAELSSPRRPNILRGSNRPIVVQNPAATVSGPAVMAAAPRIVTVSAAPDVSQIPNATAPRTVRVAMQVPVVMTSLGQKISTVAMQQPALTTVAPGPTTLLTNASPIAASAANPNSQQKVVIQTIPTMVPATAENGDKITVQLAKIITIPAHQLTQCQLQASTGVNKPNMAASSTGISLLGSPLTVRALAPVNVAPGAQVMRLTVPTQTQPQTLMVSPPGSVGCGQAVATQSHVIGGVINGSDLVIGGPGGVTVEKLKAAGVQLQTVHVPLKVQQNQVNPKTVQNIKSEATDTEVVMKLEAPRAIKTEEPEC
- the elf2b gene encoding ETS-related transcription factor Elf-2b isoform X1 — encoded protein: MTSVVLVDTGGTMVEYVTAEEDPQQQEGAYEAVAELEGEVEDECEAEVCEELEEVEEADEDLAVIVEEVPTANRLDEQGYSAQVVVYGDEAYVMQEVETEGEGVEASGYSNVHCSDKTIEAAEALLHMDSPSSLREDRSPEAFTPQSEAAPDFLHAAMRPDVIGETEVEITTEDCCEEDEEEDEEEEMVTSLEEPEPDNEPVRKKRAGRKTKASQSSISNGAPDLSFKKKPREGKAGSTTYLWEFLLDLLQDKNTCPRYIKWTQREKGIFKLVDSKAVSKLWGKHKNKPDMNYETMGRALRYYYQRGILAKVEGQRLVYQFKEMPKNIVIIDEDKAEMSSPDDLMSSESQSSYDRVPPPSERLLQNAELSSPRRPNILRGSNRPIVVQNPAATVSGPAVMAAAPRIVTVSAAPDVSQIPNATAPRTVRVAMQVPVVMTSLGQKISTVAMQQPALTTVAPGPTTLLTNASPIAASAANPNSQQKVVIQTIPTMVPATAENGDKITVQLAKIITIPAHQLTQCQLQASTGVNKPNMAASSTGISLLGSPLTVRALAPVNVAPGAQVMRLTVPTQTQPQTLMVSPPGSVGCGQAVATQSHVIGGVINGSDLVIGGPGGVTVEKLKAAGVQLQTVHVPLKVQQNQVNPKTVQNIKSEATDTEVVMKLEAPRAIKTEEPEC
- the elf2b gene encoding ETS-related transcription factor Elf-2b isoform X3; its protein translation is MTSVVLVDTGGTMVEYVTAEEDPQQEGAYEAVAELEGEVEDECEAEVCEELEEVEEADEDLAVIVEEVPTANRLDEQGYSAQVVVYGDEAYVMQEVETEGEGVEASGYSNVHCSDKTIEAAEALLHMDSPSSLREDRSPEAFTPQSEAAPDFLHAAMRPDVIGETEVEITTEDCCEEDEEEDEEEEMVTSLEEPEPDNEPVRKKRAGRKTKASQSSISNGAPDLSFKKKPREGKAGSTTYLWEFLLDLLQDKNTCPRYIKWTQREKGIFKLVDSKAVSKLWGKHKNKPDMNYETMGRALRYYYQRGILAKVEGQRLVYQFKEMPKNIVIIDEDKAEMSSPDDLMSSESQSSYDRVPPPSERLLQNAELSSPRRPNILRGSNRPIVVQNPAATVSGPAVMAAAPRIVTVSAAPDVSQIPNATAPRTVRVAMQVPVVMTSLGQKISTVAMQQPALTTVAPGPTTLLTNASPIAASAANPNSQQKVVIQTIPTMVPATAENGDKITVQLAKIITIPAHQLTQCQLQASTGVNKPNMAASSTGISLLGSPLTVRALAPVNVAPGAQVMRLTVPTQTQPQTLMVSPPGSVGCGQAVATQSHVIGGVINGSDLVIGGPGGVTVEKLKAAGVQLQTVHVPLKVQQNQVNPKTVQNIKSEATDTEVVMKLEAPRAIKTEEPEC
- the elf2b gene encoding ETS-related transcription factor Elf-2b isoform X2, which gives rise to MTSVVLVDTGGTMVEYVTAEEDPQQQEGAYEAVAELEGEVEDECEAEVCEELEEVEEADEDLAVIVEEVPTANRLDEQGYSAQVVVYGDEAYVMQEVETEGEGVEASGYSNVHCSDKTIEAAEALLHMDSPSSLREDRSPEAFTPQSEAAPDFLHAAMRPDVIGETEVEITTEDCCEEDEEEDEEEEMVTSLEEPEPDNEPVRKKRAGRKTKASQSSISNGAPDLSFKKKPREGKGSTTYLWEFLLDLLQDKNTCPRYIKWTQREKGIFKLVDSKAVSKLWGKHKNKPDMNYETMGRALRYYYQRGILAKVEGQRLVYQFKEMPKNIVIIDEDKAEMSSPDDLMSSESQSSYDRVPPPSERLLQNAELSSPRRPNILRGSNRPIVVQNPAATVSGPAVMAAAPRIVTVSAAPDVSQIPNATAPRTVRVAMQVPVVMTSLGQKISTVAMQQPALTTVAPGPTTLLTNASPIAASAANPNSQQKVVIQTIPTMVPATAENGDKITVQLAKIITIPAHQLTQCQLQASTGVNKPNMAASSTGISLLGSPLTVRALAPVNVAPGAQVMRLTVPTQTQPQTLMVSPPGSVGCGQAVATQSHVIGGVINGSDLVIGGPGGVTVEKLKAAGVQLQTVHVPLKVQQNQVNPKTVQNIKSEATDTEVVMKLEAPRAIKTEEPEC
- the elf2b gene encoding ETS-related transcription factor Elf-2b isoform X5 — translated: MATSQHEGHANQLDLLIRAVEASGYSNVHCSDKTIEAAEALLHMDSPSSLREDRSPEAFTPQSEAAPDFLHAAMRPDVIGETEVEITTEDCCEEDEEEDEEEEMVTSLEEPEPDNEPVRKKRAGRKTKASQSSISNGAPDLSFKKKPREGKGSTTYLWEFLLDLLQDKNTCPRYIKWTQREKGIFKLVDSKAVSKLWGKHKNKPDMNYETMGRALRYYYQRGILAKVEGQRLVYQFKEMPKNIVIIDEDKAEMSSPDDLMSSESQSSYDRVPPPSERLLQNAELSSPRRPNILRGSNRPIVVQNPAATVSGPAVMAAAPRIVTVSAAPDVSQIPNATAPRTVRVAMQVPVVMTSLGQKISTVAMQQPALTTVAPGPTTLLTNASPIAASAANPNSQQKVVIQTIPTMVPATAENGDKITVQLAKIITIPAHQLTQCQLQASTGVNKPNMAASSTGISLLGSPLTVRALAPVNVAPGAQVMRLTVPTQTQPQTLMVSPPGSVGCGQAVATQSHVIGGVINGSDLVIGGPGGVTVEKLKAAGVQLQTVHVPLKVQQNQVNPKTVQNIKSEATDTEVVMKLEAPRAIKTEEPEC